The Campylobacter hyointestinalis subsp. hyointestinalis nucleotide sequence TCTTATCCTCACGATACTTACTCTACTTACAAAGATTGTTCCTCTTTTTACTCTCGTTATTCTTCTTTAGATAGTAAAGTCGTTGTTTCCTTTTATCTAGGTTCTTCTTCTGTTATTAAGAAGTATAAAGTTGATCCTACATTCACTGATTATAACTGTAAAGGTCAATCTGTGAAAACTCCAGCCATTAAAGTTCATACTTCGTATCATAGCACTTCTGGATATTATAGCTGTCCTAATGGTGGTACTTTTGATCCTGATACTAAAACTTGTAAAATTTGCAATGAGGGTGATGAGCTTAATTCTTCTGGTATGTGTTATACTGATTGTACTAAATATGACTTTAAAAACGGAGTTATTAAGATAGGTTTTTCTGACGGGACTTGTGCTGATTGCTCTACTTCTAAAAATTATAATGATTTGTATAAGTGTCTTTGTAGTTTTTCAGGTTCTTCCTTTTCAAATAGCGGTGCTTTTGTTGGAGATAATAAAGGTTCTAATTATGCTAATTGTGATAATGGTACTCAGATAAGAACACCTGATAACGTTTTTGATGATAAACCTACAGAACCAAAAAATCCTGATAAGCCTACAGAACCAGCAAATCCTGATAAACCTATAAATCCTGGTAGTGGTTCAAGCGGTGGCGATATAACAGATCCTAAACCAGTTCCAGGCGGTAGCGGTAGCGTTACAACAGATCCGGGAGATAAACCAGACGGTTCAGATCCGAAACCAGATGATAAACCAAAAGATCCTGATAATAATAATCCTGGTGGCGGTAGTCCTTCTGCTGATGATATTCTGGGTAAACCTGTAGATTATAGTGGGACTTTAAAAGAATATAGTGATAAACTCGAAGAAATAAATAATAAATTCTCTGAAGGTATTAAAACTGTTTCTGATAGTTTACAAAGTTTTAAAGAAAATTATTTAAGTCTTATAGATGTTTTAGGTGGCGGTGTTAATTCTATAAATAAAAAAACCGTCGTAACTAGTTGTCCAAAAACTTTAGATTTAAAAATATCTAATGTTCCTAATATTAATTTTGATGTTTGTAAATTAATGGTTGATGTTAAACCTTTAACATATGCTATTTTTTTCTTATTGTTTAGCTATATGTTCTTAAGCGTTATATATAGATTTATATTGTTATTTTTCATTTAGGACTTAAACATGCTTCAAGTAATCGGATATTTGCTTGGTTTAATAGGTTTTGTTATAACATATTTATTTAATAAAATAACTTCAATTTCTGCTTTTTTAGCTGTTCTTACTATCAATGGTATTATTTTTGGCTTGTTTTTAACTTACGTTAAATTTCTTTTAGACATTATTTTATTTTTTTATCACAATGTTAATAATATTATTGATTATATTAATGAAATGATTAATAGCGGTGGAATAGTCGGTTATTTTGTTGATATATTGTCTAGCCTTGGGTTTGTAAATGCTTTTTATGATGCTTTTGTTATTTTTTCCGTTCCTTTTAATACTATGTTTTCTTTCATCGCATCAAAATATGCCGTTAGAGGACTTTTGTTTATGCGTGAAAGCATTTTATCTCTTGTTATATCAAAATTATCATAGGCTATATAATGGCTATCCACTATATAGTTGGTAATCCTGGAAGCGGTAAGAGCTATTATGGCGTTTATATTCTTTGGGATAAATTCATAAAACAAACTAAAGAGCCAAAAGGATTTTTAAAACAATTTATAAAACCAAAAGTTACTAAAACTTATGATATTGCTTATACAAATATAAATGAGTTTAAATTTGATAAATCAGATAAGATTATTCCTTTCGACTTTGAAAATATATTATCTAGTTTGACTATACTTTTTAACAGATACAAATTTGAAAAAGCTACTGATGAAGAACTTATAAAAACTGCAAAACAACTGAATTTACTAAATGCTATATTTGTTATAGATGAAATACACAACTTTTTTAATGAAAAAGAAAACGAAGTCCTTATTTGGTGGCTTACTTACCACCGCCATTTATACCAAGAATTATATTTTATCACTCAGGATCTCAGCCTTGTAAATAACGAATACAAAAGAATAGCTGAGTTTTTCTACCGTGCTGTTGATAGCTCAAAACGCTTCTTTTCAAAGAAATTTAGATATATACAATACTCAAATTACAAACTTTATCAAAAAGACATTATTAAAACTTTTCATATAGATTTTAATCAAGAAATATTTAATTTATATCATTCTGGACAAAACGGACTAGGAACAAGCTTTGTTAAAAAATACCTTTTTATCTCTCTTATAATATTTGGTTTTTGCATTGTTGCATTTGCTATTTTTGTAAACTCTATCACTCCAGATACTCCTAAAAAAGATATACAAAATTCAAATATCCAAAATACTACAGAATTGCCTATTGCTAAAAATAATACTTTTGGTCAAATTTCTAAAAAAATCAATACTTCAGAAATATTTTACTATGAGATTAATTGTATAAATTTAACTTGCTCGTTTCCAAATTCAAACGATAAATTTGATAAACGAGCTATCAAATTTCTTCTAAATCAGACTGAAATTTTGTATGAAACTAAAAAATACAATATTTCAAATGTTGAAACGTCTATCTATTTTTTAAAAGATGACGTTTTTAAAATTCTTAATATCAAATTTAATGATAAAGGAAATACCGATGAAAAAGATAATAGCCTTTTTAGTAGCTTTGGCTCTAACAATACAAGCAGATCAAATCAAAAATAACCTTCTAGAATTTGCGAATATCGTTTCTAGTTCTACACAAAGCGAAATTTTGATAAGTGGCGATATAAATCCACTCGATTTTTACTTTTTTACTCCAAAAGAAACAACTAATATCAGTTTGCAAATATTTAAAAAGATGGTCGAGCTTCAAGGATTACGCTTTTTAAAACTAGGCTCTTTTTATTACGTCGATAAGCCTATTATAATCGATGAAAACGCAACCAACAAAGAAGAAGAGCCAGAAAATCTTTATTACATAAAACTTAAAAATAATAGCCATAAGGAGATTGATGCTATGCTAAATCAATACGATAAAAACTCTACATACATAAGTCAAGATAACGCAGTCGTTTTTAAAAGCACTGATAAAATTTATTCTGAAATACTTTCATATTCAGATAATTTTGATAATAAAGTAGCAAAACAGGTTAATTTTAAAGTAACTATACTTGAAACAAATTTAAGTGATTTAAAAAGTCGTGGCACAGAGATAAATTCACTTATAAAAGGTGTTGATAGCGTAGATTTTAGGTATTTTTTTAATCTTATGACGGTTCCTTATACTCAAAATACTAATGTAACAAATAAATCAGATCAATTTTATGGTGTTTTGAATTTTCTTGATACAAATAATATCACTAAAATAAAATCCAGCCCTTTTTTAGTTGCTAAAAATAACACAGAAGTATTTTTTAGCAATGTTAAGACAATTCCATATCTTACTACTTCTACAAATATCACAAATGCTCAAACTCAGCAACAAAGCAATTATAGTTATAAAGATGTCGGCTTAAAGCTTACTTTAAAGCCTATCATTATAAATGACAACATTGACGTTGATATTCATCTAATCTTTGAAAATTTACTAAGCAATTCTGATACTTTGACACCTACTACAAGTAAAAAAGAGTTAAAATCAACTTATAAACTTAAAAAAGGCGATATCCTTGTTCTAAGTGGCATTAATCAAGAAAATGAAATTACTTATACTTCTGGCGTTCCACTATTAAAAGATATTTGGCTTTTAAAATATCTTTTTTCTACTACTAAAAAAGAATTTGTAAATTCAATACTTACTATTACAATAGAAGTTTTTTAAAATGAATAACTTAAATACTGATATAAATTTATTTAATTATGGCGCCCCAAGCGCCACAATGAGCGCGCAGGAGCCTGCGACTGCGTGCGAACAGGGGGCGCCTTGTCAATTTAATAAAAAACTCTCAGCTTTAAGTTTAAGCGTAGCGAAAAACATAAAACCATACGTTAAAATTCCTTTTGGTATATCAAAAAAAGATTTAGAATTATCAAATTTAAGATTACAAAAACAAAAAGAATGGCTTAAAAATCAAATTTATAAAATAAATAAAGAAACTGGCGAAGTAAAAACTCTTCTTGATGTTTCTATGTCTGCAAATTTAAGCCCAAAATATTACGCCGAACTTAATAACCGTGTAAATACCATTGCTGATTTTGCATTTAATAAAGGCTTAAAATCATCATTTTTAACAATAACTTTAAATGGTTGCTTTCGTGATGCCTTAAAAGGCGATTTTAGCCGTTTTACACCTAAAGATAGAAGTCTTTTAAGCGATGATTTTAAATACAAGATGATGTTTAATCCTTATTCTATCGGTATAAAAGATTTAATTGATTTATTAAATTATCAATGGAATATATTTATAAAGCGTATTCATACTAAATTTAAAGGTATTGAAAAATATTATATAAGAGCTTTTGAGCCGCATAAAAACGACGGTGTTCCGCATATACACGCTCTTATTTCTTATCCAAAATACGCACACGAATTCATATATAAAACTTTTAAAGATGTTTTTTATGCTCCACAAAATTTAAAAGTTAATTATCTCTCTAAAGAGCAGATTAAAAATGGCGAAATAAATGGCTTTCAATGGACTTTAAGTAATCCTACTGGATATGTTTTAAAATATATAAATAAAAGTTTTATTAACTTTGATAAAAATGATAAATTAGATCTTAATTCTGCTTGGTATATAAAATATAAAGTTCGCAAATTTATTAGCTCACGTCACCAAATTCCGCTTTGGATATATCGTAAAATTAACTTCTTTTTTAGGGATTTTTATAATCTTTGCACTTTGAAAGATAACCCTGATTGGGTTTGCGAGTGGAGCTATGATAAACAATATTTTCGCCTTGAAAACATACAAACTACAGAAACTATACTTTATGAAAATGGCATTATGAAACATACAATCAAAGATTATATTATACATATCTATCAAAAAGAGACTAAAGAACAAAATCCAACTCCATATAAAATTACTGATAAACCTACTATAAAAGCTAAAAAAGAGTATAAATTTATTAAACCTACAGAACTTCCAATAAAAAGAATGAAAGATTACACTCTTATTACTTATTATAAAAATCTTGATACTTTTAACTCAAATTTACAACATTTAGCTTATGTTGAAAATGAGCTTATTAAGCGTGATTTAGGATTTATCGTAGGAACAAAAGAAATTCATAATCTCAATAAGCCTGTTGTTGAGAGTTTTATTGAAAGGAATAAAAGATATTATGATTTTTAATGAAGTTTTTAATCAGTATATAAAATATTATGAGCTTCTTTTACGTCCTAGCACCTTAAGAAGCGATGTTGCTACATATAATAAACATATTAAACCAAATTTAGGATTAAGAGATGTAAGTAAAATATCTTTTTTAGATATTCAAGTGTTTTGTAATGATCTTATCAAACAAGATTATAAGATAAAAACTGTTAAAAATATACTTACAAAATTAAGGGTTATATTCAAATTTTCTATGAAACTTGAACTTATAGATAAAAATCCTTGTGATTTTGTAGAACTTCCTAAATTTGATAATAAAGTATATTTTGACTATGGTGTAAAAACTCAAAAAAGGATTATTAATGCTATTGTTAATAACATAAATCCAACTGCTGATATCTTCTTTTTCCTTTTGCATGGTAGAAGAAAAAACGAAGTTTTATCCCTTAAGTGGTCTGATTTAAATTTGAAAAATAGAACTTATAAAATACCTTGCCAAATTAATAAAGCTAAGCGTGATATGTTTTATACTATGAGTGATGAGCTTTATAACAGACTTTATAAAAGATATATTAAGGCTAAAAAGTTAAATTTACTAAATACCTATGTTTTTCTTAATCCAGATACTAATAATAAATTTGTTGATTTACGCCGTTCTTGGAATACTTTATTAAAATCTAATAATTTACCTAAAATAAGACTGCACGATATAAGACATTTAATCGCTACTTATTCTATCAATTATTTAAATTTACCGGTTGAGCAAGTAAGTTTTACTTTGGGTCATACAAATATAACTACTACGCAAAAATACATCACTACAAATATTAAAAAATCAAAAGAAACAATCGAAAATATACTAAATTCTGTAAGATAAAAAGTAAGATTATTTTAAGCTTTAAAACAATACGCTTTAAAAGATGATTTTATGCTTATTTGGTTGCGAGAGAAGGACTTGAACCTCCGACCTTCGGGTTATGAGCCCGACGAGCTACCACTGCTCTATCTCGCGACAAGAATGATTTGAGTGGATGGGGTAAGAGGATTCGAACCTCTGAATGACTGGACCAAAACCAGTTGCCTTACCGCTTGGCTATACCCCAATCTTAAAATGAGCAAGAATTATACTATATCTTTTATGTTTTGTCAAGCATTTTTATCAAAGATTGTAAAAAAACTATATAAAATTATCAAAAATTTATATAGTTGTAAAAAATAGCTTTACTGCCTCAAATAATAAGGGTAAAACTAAAAGCTATATAAAACAAAACATCTTGCTTTACTATCTTTGTCGGCATAAATTTGGTTCCGATAGCAAATAAATTTTCAAGCCTTATATTTTGACTCTCATTTTTTCGCAATCCCTACTAAAAAGCATATCAAAATAAGAATAATCAACTTAAAAATATGTCTATTATTTTTTATGTTTGCTAAAAAAATGTGATTTACTAAAAAATAAAACTTCAAATTGCTAGTCGTATTTTAGATACCTATCATAGTAGCGCTATGAGACCTAAATTTATCATTGGACAAAGTCAAAAGCCAGCCTATTTTAAAGGATTTTATCTTAAGTCAAACTTGATGAGCTGATGCAATTAAAATTTAGAAATTAAAAAATAATGGTATTGAATATAGCTTAAATATTTCAAGTCCATATCCTAAGCAAATTGTAATCAAAAAAATAGTCTTAAAATAGACTTTGTTAGCGATTATGTATATATCACAAAAAAGTTTTCTTAAAACTTAACAATAGATTTTGTGTTGATAATATTCTAATATAACAAAAAGTAAAGTAATATCAAAGTAGAACATAGGTTTTGTGAGTTTAAGCTGGATCATAGTTTTTATGATCCAGTTGGCTATTAGAATTTATAGTTATATCCTATATATAAGCCGTAGTTTGTCTCTCTAGTATCTCTCAGATCTAGACCGTCTTTAAATTTTCTATATTTGGTTCTATCTGTTTTGAAGCCAAACTCTATCTCATTATTGCTATCTATAGAATAAATACCACCTAGTTTGGCTCCTAGTATTAAGCCTTCTGAGTTGTCACTATTTTCTACATAATTTCCGTTGTCTTTATATGTGGCTTTTAGGTTTATGATAGACATACCCGTATATGCACCGATAGCCAGTTTGAAATCGTTAGTTATGGAAGGAGTATAGTCTGCACCGACTATAAGCTTATGAGTAGTCCATTTAGGAGTGACGAAGCCGTGTGTGTCATCTTGTATCGTCTCTTTGGCTTCAAAATCATAGATATATGAGCCATATACTCTATAGATATCAAAGTCATAACCTAGCTTAAGTCCGATTCCAGCTTGTCCATCTTTGACTTCAACTACTTTATCGCCAAGACCTTTTGTTTTTAGATTTGATTGAAAAGAGTAGTCGCTCTCAAAGCCTATAAACGCACCTTCTGCAAAAGTAAGGCTACAAAGCAAAGATGATACGACACTTGCTTTCAAAATAGATTTTTTCATTTTTTATCCTTTCATGTTAATTTTTGGATTTGTATTTTACTTATCAATAAGTTAATATTAGCTTAAAAAATTACTCAAATGAATAAAAATGTTAAAACTTTTTGATAAGGCAGACTTATCTTATCTGCCCATTTCCGCGGATTATATATTTATAAGTAGTGAGTTCTTTTAGTCCTACTGGGCCTCTTGCGTGTAGTTTATTTGTGCTGATCCCTATCTCTGCGCCAAACCCAAACTCGCTTCCATCGCTAAATCTTGTAGAAGCGTTCGCATAAACACAAGCACTATCTACTAGCTTTAAAAACTTTTCGCAAACGCTGTAGTTTTCACTAATGATCGCTTCGCTATGTCCTGAGCTAAATTTACTTATATGTTCTAAAGCGGTGTCTAGGTCATTTACTATTTTTAAATTTAGTTTAAAATCAAGATATTCCGTAGAATAGTTTTGTTCATTTGCGATTTTACAAGAGATTAGCTTTGCTGATTTTTCGCATCCGAAAATTTCTACGCCAAATTTATCAAGCTCAGTTTTTAAAAGTGGTAAAAAATACTCGGCTATATTTTTATGTACCAGCACGGTTTCAGCGGCGTTGCATACGCTAGGACGCGAGCATTTCGCATTTACGCAAATTTGTAAAGCTTTATTTAAGTCTGCAAATTCATCTACATAGATATGGCATAGCCCTTTATCGTGCTTTAAGACTGGTATTGTCGCATTTTGACTTACGAATTTAACTAAGCTTTCTCCGCCTCTTGGAACGATCAGATCTAAGTATTTATCCATTTTTATGAGTTCGCCTACATCGTTTCTATCAATATCAAGATAAACAACGCAGTTTTCATCTAGATCGCAGTTTTTCAAAGCCGTACTGATGGCTTTAATCAAAGCTAAATTTGTATTTCTAGCTTCTTTTCCACCTTTTAAAGCGCATCCGTTTGCGCTTTTTATACATAGAGCGGCGACTTCGGCTGTTACATTTGGTCTGGATTCATAAATAGTGCAGATATTTCCTATAGGTATACTTATCTTTTCGATATTTATACCGCTTTTTGCACACCATCCGCGTTCAACTAGCCCGATCACTTCTGGAAGACTTGCTATGTCTTTTATATTTTGAGCTAAACTAAGCACTCTAGATCTATCAAATTTAAGTCTTTCTAGTAGAGCAGGGTAGAGATTTGAAGCTAAGCTTAAGTCTATATCGTTTGCGGATTTTATATTGTCTGCTTCTAACTCTATTTGCCTAGCTATCTCTAAAATAACCGCTTTTCTTTCATTTTGTGTTAATGTACGTAATGACTTTGAAGTGTTTTTTAAATTTTTGAGTAAATTTTGCATTTATTTACCTATTCTTTAAGGAAATTTTGTTAAATTTTACAATTTATATGCTTTATAATAAATAATAACGGAGACAAATATGGAAAATGTTTATGATATCATCGTCATAGGAGGCGGACCGTGTGGTATAGCTACGATAGTCGAGGCTAAGCACAATGGTTTTAAAAACGTGTTACTTTTAGAAAAAGGTGACAATCACTCGCAAACTATTCGTAAGTTTTACAAAGACGGAAAAAGAGTTGATAAAGTCTATAAAGGCCTAGAAAGCGAAACTAAAGGAAACGTAGAGTTTTTTGATGGTACAAAAGAAAGTACTTTAAACTACTTTGATAGATTGCTTGATGATGGAAAAATAGACGCTATGTTTAATAGCGAAGTCGAAAGCGTCAAAAAAAATAACGGAGTATTTGAAGTAGCGACTTCAAAAGGAACTTTTAAAACTAAAAACGTGATGATCGGTATCGGTAAAATGGGCAAACCAAATAAACCAGAGTACAAGATCCCACCTTCGCTTACTCAAGTT carries:
- a CDS encoding zonular occludens toxin domain-containing protein yields the protein MAIHYIVGNPGSGKSYYGVYILWDKFIKQTKEPKGFLKQFIKPKVTKTYDIAYTNINEFKFDKSDKIIPFDFENILSSLTILFNRYKFEKATDEELIKTAKQLNLLNAIFVIDEIHNFFNEKENEVLIWWLTYHRHLYQELYFITQDLSLVNNEYKRIAEFFYRAVDSSKRFFSKKFRYIQYSNYKLYQKDIIKTFHIDFNQEIFNLYHSGQNGLGTSFVKKYLFISLIIFGFCIVAFAIFVNSITPDTPKKDIQNSNIQNTTELPIAKNNTFGQISKKINTSEIFYYEINCINLTCSFPNSNDKFDKRAIKFLLNQTEILYETKKYNISNVETSIYFLKDDVFKILNIKFNDKGNTDEKDNSLFSSFGSNNTSRSNQK
- a CDS encoding type II secretion system protein GspD, whose amino-acid sequence is MKKIIAFLVALALTIQADQIKNNLLEFANIVSSSTQSEILISGDINPLDFYFFTPKETTNISLQIFKKMVELQGLRFLKLGSFYYVDKPIIIDENATNKEEEPENLYYIKLKNNSHKEIDAMLNQYDKNSTYISQDNAVVFKSTDKIYSEILSYSDNFDNKVAKQVNFKVTILETNLSDLKSRGTEINSLIKGVDSVDFRYFFNLMTVPYTQNTNVTNKSDQFYGVLNFLDTNNITKIKSSPFLVAKNNTEVFFSNVKTIPYLTTSTNITNAQTQQQSNYSYKDVGLKLTLKPIIINDNIDVDIHLIFENLLSNSDTLTPTTSKKELKSTYKLKKGDILVLSGINQENEITYTSGVPLLKDIWLLKYLFSTTKKEFVNSILTITIEVF
- a CDS encoding replication endonuclease; translation: MNNLNTDINLFNYGAPSATMSAQEPATACEQGAPCQFNKKLSALSLSVAKNIKPYVKIPFGISKKDLELSNLRLQKQKEWLKNQIYKINKETGEVKTLLDVSMSANLSPKYYAELNNRVNTIADFAFNKGLKSSFLTITLNGCFRDALKGDFSRFTPKDRSLLSDDFKYKMMFNPYSIGIKDLIDLLNYQWNIFIKRIHTKFKGIEKYYIRAFEPHKNDGVPHIHALISYPKYAHEFIYKTFKDVFYAPQNLKVNYLSKEQIKNGEINGFQWTLSNPTGYVLKYINKSFINFDKNDKLDLNSAWYIKYKVRKFISSRHQIPLWIYRKINFFFRDFYNLCTLKDNPDWVCEWSYDKQYFRLENIQTTETILYENGIMKHTIKDYIIHIYQKETKEQNPTPYKITDKPTIKAKKEYKFIKPTELPIKRMKDYTLITYYKNLDTFNSNLQHLAYVENELIKRDLGFIVGTKEIHNLNKPVVESFIERNKRYYDF
- a CDS encoding tyrosine-type recombinase/integrase, which produces MIFNEVFNQYIKYYELLLRPSTLRSDVATYNKHIKPNLGLRDVSKISFLDIQVFCNDLIKQDYKIKTVKNILTKLRVIFKFSMKLELIDKNPCDFVELPKFDNKVYFDYGVKTQKRIINAIVNNINPTADIFFFLLHGRRKNEVLSLKWSDLNLKNRTYKIPCQINKAKRDMFYTMSDELYNRLYKRYIKAKKLNLLNTYVFLNPDTNNKFVDLRRSWNTLLKSNNLPKIRLHDIRHLIATYSINYLNLPVEQVSFTLGHTNITTTQKYITTNIKKSKETIENILNSVR
- a CDS encoding glutamate-5-semialdehyde dehydrogenase, producing MQNLLKNLKNTSKSLRTLTQNERKAVILEIARQIELEADNIKSANDIDLSLASNLYPALLERLKFDRSRVLSLAQNIKDIASLPEVIGLVERGWCAKSGINIEKISIPIGNICTIYESRPNVTAEVAALCIKSANGCALKGGKEARNTNLALIKAISTALKNCDLDENCVVYLDIDRNDVGELIKMDKYLDLIVPRGGESLVKFVSQNATIPVLKHDKGLCHIYVDEFADLNKALQICVNAKCSRPSVCNAAETVLVHKNIAEYFLPLLKTELDKFGVEIFGCEKSAKLISCKIANEQNYSTEYLDFKLNLKIVNDLDTALEHISKFSSGHSEAIISENYSVCEKFLKLVDSACVYANASTRFSDGSEFGFGAEIGISTNKLHARGPVGLKELTTYKYIIRGNGQIR